The following are encoded together in the Gasterosteus aculeatus chromosome 7, fGasAcu3.hap1.1, whole genome shotgun sequence genome:
- the LOC144410354 gene encoding retrovirus-related Pol polyprotein from transposon 412 — MVTLTINGRDYRCMLDSGARYSTINTPLPPSRNTVPVIGFSGQSDEWPLSIRVPCKWKSLCFDQSFLVSTACPINLVGRDILCSQNIIMQMTKGCITVTFPDGTQQRCATPHSYGHQLLQAEVQQTLNDEAEVWWGRVEDYDRTVLHETVRRWGPWFKVLHPTEPPADPPHCTMNYSLSPDENYDTLWSGLEFESEVHGHPAVKVREIYVGKQGVAAAVELTSELQVLYALQETSAPHITLLIQSGGEAKNMGPMVKAGVDATDWVPTQNVNLHYSQANDMYRIAHTSEVKLIPEKHLLSRTHGRENTDHENTQLMLDDFPDTFWTKGGADVGLIPMAPVVIELKTGTVPIYRPQYPLREEQIAGIEKTIEVLLQAGVLERTGFPWNTPTNPVPKPGKPDYRMVHDLRLVNKVVVPTHYGTPNPYTMLNAIGPDKRWFTCIDLANAFFCVPLAVRSRQMFAFTYKGRQYTYTRLPQGYVDSPSIFNHVLKTILAELELPEGVVLLQYVDDILLAGTSSETIMSATRTVLRWLQGNGFKVSKSKLQIGRQKVTFLGRIVSPSGQAMTDTQKSSILQHPRPTTVREMMKFLGLVTWSKNFIPDFSVQVAPLRALILGAGYKNYSKPLVWTREAEAAFIATKQAMASAATLHPPDYSKPFHLDVDEKNGFVNSVLFQKGEGNTDRKVLMYYSGKLDNVEIGHPSCVRNVAAIGRALIKTAHITMEHQTVVHTSHGIVAFLQSNAFTLSTARQSALQSLLTKTHIHYEATTRNMATQMGNGEEHVCAELTDQEMKLHATLEKEPLTDPDDTYYCDGHSHQTLDRELVASYAVVHRSRGSWETITTGIVPQPASAQTAELMALTEACKAAEGKRVNIYSDSAYTLQAVHIDLCHWRRKGFVTSNGTPVKHLQPLLDLYHALKKPKQVAVMKCKGHQTEASEVARGNNAADQAAKRTAGYTPRHQMMQKAEDPESAKLDLQHVVKLQEQAAPTEKQAWLNKGASKGSEGLWRSHEGKVVAPAVLLNMLCQEAHSRGHGASGRMITLISQQWWHPFLTDIAKYYVQTCEICCKHNPKVALKAGLGSFPAPMAPWKEVVIDFTDMGMKNRVEGKRYLLVCVDPFSRWVEAIPTKSERAADVVKWLTRELIPRFGIPEVIRSDNGSHFSNAELQEIEKTFGIKHKFGAVYHPQSQGLVERANRTIKEGLAKVCAETKLTWVAALPIVLYGIRSCPNSKLGISPHEVLTGRKMPCPLTTTLPTTVSPLQYQHVEISDYMRMLNNTVMSISQQVTEILSGEDEGEGAPVEVDDWVLRKVARFSWTDPRWEGPYKVAEVTTHCVKVWLKEDKLSNWIHKTHCARSLPPTERTLADVRIGLSLLSKEVQSDCVEPIVRPEEEPEEGDEPRYRLRSRNIE, encoded by the coding sequence atggtgactctgacaatcaacggaagagattacagatgtatgctggactcaggtgctaggtattccacaataaacacgccaCTGCCACCATCAAGGAATACTGTGCCAGTTATCGGATTTTCGGGTCAATCAGATGAGTGGCCACTTTCTATTCGAGTCCCATGTAAATGGAAATCGCTCTGTTTTGAccaatcctttttggtttccactgcctgcccgattaacctggtgggaagagacattttgtgttcccaaaatatcattatgcaaatgacgaagggatgtatcactgtaacattcccggatgggacacagcaacgatgtgccacaccccactcttatggccaccagttgctgcaagctgaagttcaacagacgctgaatgacgaagcagaggtctggtgggggagagtggaggactatgatcgaactgttctgcatgagactgtccgccgttggggcccatggttcaaggtattacacccgactgaaccacctgcggatcctcctcattgcacgatgaactattcgctgtctcctgatgagaactatgacaccctgtggagtggacttgagtttgaaagcgaggtccatggacatcctgctgttaaggtccgagagatctatgtggggaaacaaggtgtggcagctgcggtggaactaacctctgagttacaagttctatatgcgctacaagagacctctgctcctcacatcaccttgctcatccaaagcggaggagaagctaagaacatggggccgatggttaaagcgggggttgatgccacggactgggtgcccactcaaaatgttaacttacattactctcaggctaatgacatgtaccgtattgcacatacctcagaagtaaaacttataccagagaaacacctgctaagccgcacacatggtagggaaaatactgaccatgagaacacacagctcatgctagatgattttcctgatacattttggacaaaagggggagctgatgtgggattgattccaatggccccagtggtaattgaattaaaaaccggaacggtcccaatttaccgtcctcagtaccccttaagggaggaacaaatcgcagggatagaaaaaacaattgaagtgttgctgcaggcaggtgtattggagaggacggggttcccctggaataccccgactaacccggtccctaaacccggaaagcctgactatagaatggtgcatgatttgaggctcgtcaacaaagttgtagtaccaactcactatggcaccccaaatccttatacaatgttaaatgcaataggccctgataaaagatggttcacctgcattgacctggcgaatgcttttttctgtgtccctctagctgtgcgctcgagacaaatgtttgcgtttacgtataaggggcgccaatatacatatacgcggttaccacagggttatgtggactcaccatcaatttttaaccatgttctgaagaccattttggccgagttggaactaccagaaggagttgttttactacaatatgtggacGACATTCTGCTAGCAGGGACTAGCTCAGAAACGATTATGTccgctaccagaacggttctgcgGTGGTTACAGGgaaacggcttcaaagtgtctaaatcaaaattgcagattgggagacagaaggtgacttttctggggagaattgtgtcaccatcagggcaagctatgactgacacacagaagtcgtccattttgcaacatcctcggcccacgacggttagagaaatgatgaaattcttaggacttgtgACATGGAGCAAGAAttttatacctgatttctcggtgcaggtggcccCCTTGAGGGCGTtgatattgggtgcaggctataaaaactactcaaagcctttggtgtggacccgggaggcggaggctgcatttattgccaccaagcaggccatggccagcgcagccacaTTGCACCCCCCTGATTACTCGAAACCCTTCCATCtagatgttgatgaaaagaacggatttgtgaattccgttctgtttcaaaagggggagggtaacacagatcgtaaggttttgatgtactatagtggtaagctggataacgtggaaatagggcatccctcgtgtgtcagaaacgtagctgctattggaagagcgttgattaaaacggcccatataacaatggaacaccagactgttgtgcacacatcgcatggaatagttgcgttcttacagtcaaacgcgttcacactttccacggcaagacaatcagctTTGCAAAGCCTATTgaccaaaacacacatacattatgaGGCTACAACCAGAAACATGGCGACTCAGATGGGAAATGGGGaggagcatgtgtgtgcagaACTAACAGACCAGGAAATGAAACTTCATGCGACGCTAGAAAAGGAGCCGCTAACTGACCCTGATGACACTTACTACTGCGACGGCCATAGTCACCAGACGCTAGACAGAGAACTTGTTGCTTCGTATGCTGTGGTACACAGGTCAAGGGGAAGCTGGGAAACAATCACAACAGGCATAGTTCCTCAGCCTGCCTCAGCACAAACCGCAGAGTTAATGGCTCTGACAGAAGCGTGCAAAGCAGCTGAAGGCAAAAGAGTGAATATCTATTCTGACTCTGCCTACACTCTACAAGCAGTCCACATTGATTTATGccactggaggagaaaaggatttGTAACTAGCAATGGGACTCCTGTCAAACACCTGCAGCCACTGCTAGATTTATACCACGCACTAAAGAAACCAAAGCAAGTAGCAGTAATGAAATGCAAGGGACATCAGACAGAAGCCTCAGAGGTAGCTAGAGGTAATAATGCTGCAGACCAGGCGGCTAAGCGCACAGCAGGATACACGCCAAGACACCAAATGATGCAAAAAGCGGAGGATCCAGAAAGTGCTAAGCTAGACTTACAACATGTCGTGAAGTTGCAAGAACAAGCTGCACCTACAGAGAAGCAAGCCTGGCTGAACAAGGGAGCCAGCAAAGGCAGTGAAGGTTTGTGGAGAAGCCACGAGGGGAAGGTAGTGGCCCCGGCGGTGTTGTTGAATATGTTGTGCCAGGAGGCCCATAGTCGTGGACATGGTGCCAGTGGACGTATGATAACGTTAATCTCCCAACAATGGTGGCATCCATTCCTGACCGACATAGCTAAATATTATGTCCAAACATGTGAGATCTGTTGTAAACACAACCCGAAGGTGGCGttgaaggctggacttggaagtttccctgcccctatggcaccatggaaagaggtggtaattgacttcacagacatgggaatgaagaatcgagttgagggcaagaggtatttgttggtatgcgttgatcctttttctaggtgggtggaggcgatccccacaaaatcagaaagagcagcagacgtagtaaaatggctgaccagagaactaatacccagatttggaattccagaagtcatacgatcggataatggttcacacttctcgaacgctgaactacaagaaatagagaaaacgttcgggatcaagcataaatttggggcagtttatcatcctcagtctcaagggctagttgagagagctaacagaaccataaaggaaggtttggctaaagtctgtgctgaaacgaagctgacgtgggtggcagccctgccaatagtgctgtatgggataagatcatgtcctaactctaagttagggataagcccccatgaggtattaacgggaagaaagatgccttgtccgttaacaaccactttgcctaccactgtcagcccattgcagtaccaacatgtggaaatatctgactatatgagaatgttgaataatactgtgatgagtatctctcaacaggtgacagagatcctaTCTGGAGAAGACGAAGGAGAgggtgcaccagtggaggtggatgactgggtactacggaaagtagccagattcagttggactgatccccgctgggaaggtccatacaaagttgcagaagtaaccacgcactgtgtgaaAGTGTGGTTAAAAGAGGACAAATTAAGTAATTGGATACACAAGACACACTGCGCTCGCTCTCTCCCGCCAACAGAAAGAACCCTGGCTGACGTCAGGATAGGCTTGTCCCTGCTGTCTAAGGAAGTACAGTCAGATTGTGTCGAACCCATTGTTCGTCCAGAAGAAGAGCCCGAGGAGGGGGACGAGCCCAGATATCGGTTAAGATCGAGGAATATAGAGTAA